A genomic window from Haliaeetus albicilla chromosome 10, bHalAlb1.1, whole genome shotgun sequence includes:
- the SLC7A4 gene encoding cationic amino acid transporter 4, with amino-acid sequence MARWLPRSTDLTRFCQKLNRVKTLEDDMMETSFNRCLSTIDLTLLGIGGMVGSGLYVLTGTVAKEIAGPAVIVSFIIAGFASLLAALCYAEFGARVPKTGSAYMFTYVSVGEIWAFLIGWNVLLEYMIGGAAVARAWSGYLDSIFNHKIKNFTETHVGTWQVPFLARYPDFLAAAILLVATAFISFGAKVSSWLNHVFSAISMGVILFILIMGFVLAQPRNWSAQEGGFAPYGLSGIMAGTATCFYAFVGFDVIAASSEEARNPQRAVPRAIAFSLGLATGAYILVSVVLTLMVPWHTLDPDSALADAFYRRGYAWAGFLVAAGSICAMNTVLLSNLFSLPRIVYAMAEDGLFFRVFARVHPRTQVPVVGIVVFGLLMALLALVFDLEALVQFLSIGTLLAYTFVAASIIVLRFQQQKVDVPAPAAGGRPSPEPHEGPSTGELKEYESFSDKLQLVDRDKSKEHREPGQLKAAFEPYLEFLSDFYPGEVVTVAVVTLMVSAICLCSILVFGNTHLHLPTWSYSLLLVLFSLGFLLSLLLIWAHEQQHSTQTFQIPLVPLSPALSIILNIYLMLKLSYMTWLRFAVWLLLGLLVYFGYGIWHSKENLREPRPQRVSARYVVFPSSSLEERVQAVQPGSQPAAGLPDTNTDDCKR; translated from the exons ACAGGCACCGTGGCCAAGGAGATCGCCGGCCCTGCCGTCATCGTCTCCTTCATCATTGCCGGGTTTGCCTCACTCCTGGCTGCTCTCTGCTACGCCGAGTTTGGAGCCCGGGTACCCAAGACGGGCTCTGCCTACATGTTCACCTACGTGTCCGTGGGTGAGATCTGGGCCTTCCTTATTGGCTGGAACGTACTTCTGGAGTACATGATCGGGGGAGCCGCAGTGGCCAGGGCCTGGAGCGGCTACCTGGACTCCATCTTCAACCACAAGATAAAGAACTTCACTGAGACCCATGTGGGCACCTGGCAGGTGCCATTCCTGGCCCGCTACCCCGACTTTCTGGCGGCTGCCATCCTGCTGGTAGCCACCGCCTTCATCTCCTTCGGGGCCAAAGTGTCCTCCTGGCTCAACCACGTCTTCTCGGCCATCAGCATGGGTGTCATTCTCTTCATTCTCATCATGGGCTTTGTCCTCGCACAGCCTAGGAACTGGAGCGCCCAGGAGGGCGGCTTCGCCCCATATGGGCTGTCAGGCATCATGGCTGGCACGGCCACCTGCTTCTACGCCTTTGTGGGCTTCGACGTCATCGCGGCCTCCAGCGAAGAGGCCAGGAACCCACAGAGGGCTGTCCCCAGGGCCATCGCTTTCTCCTTGGGGCTGGCCACCGGGGCCTACATCCTGGTGTCGGTGGTGCTGACGCTGATGGTGCCCTGGCACACGCTGGACCCTGACTCTGCCCTGGCAGATGCGTTTTACAGGAGGGGCTATGCCTGGGCAGGGTTCCTGGTGGCCGCTGGCTCCATCTGCG CGATGAACACGGTCCTGTTGAGcaatctcttctccctgccgCGCATTGTCTACGCCATGGCTGAGGACGGGCTCTTCTTTCGGGTCTTCGCCCGAGTGCATCCCCGCACGCAGGTGCCCGTTGTCGGCATCGTGGTCTTCGGGCTGCTCATGGCCCTGCTGGCCCTTGTCTTTGACCTGGAGGCCCTGGTGCAGTTCCTGTCCATTGGCACGCTGCTGGCCTACACCTTTGTGGCCGCTAGCATCATTGTCCTGCgcttccagcagcagaaggTGGACGTCCCTGCACCGGCGGCTGGTGGCCGGCCCAGCCCCGAGCCCCATGAGGGTCCGTCCACCGGTGAGCTGAAGGAGTACGAGTCCTTCTCCGACAAGCTCCAGCTGGTGGACAGGGACAAGAGTAAAGAGCACcgggagccagggcagctgaagGCAGCTTTTGAGCCCTACCTGGAGTTCCTCAGCGACTTCTACCCAGGTGAGGTGGTCACGGTGGCTGTGGTGACCCTGATGGTGTCCGCCATCTGCCTGTGCTCCATCTTGGTGTTTGGCAACACCCACCTCCACCTGCCCACCTGGAGCTACTCCCTGCTGCTGGTCCTCTTCAGCCTGGGCTTCCTGCTCAGCCTCCTCCTCATCTGGGCGCAcgagcagcagcacagcacgCAGACCTTCCAG ATCCCCCTGGTACCCCTCTCCCCGGCGCTGAGCATCATCCTCAATATCTATCTGATGCTGAAACTCAGCTACATGACGTGGCTCCGCTTCGCTGTCTGGCTGCTCTTAG GCCTGCTCGTGTACTTCGGTTACGGCATCTGGCACAGCAAGGAGAACCTGCGGGAGCCCAGGCCGCAGCGTGTCAGCGCCCGCTACGTGGtgttccccagcagcagcctggaggagagggTGCAGGCGGTCCAGCCCGGCTCCCAGCCCGCCGCTGGGCTGCCGGACACCAACACCGATGACTGCAAAAGATGA